Proteins encoded within one genomic window of Salipaludibacillus agaradhaerens:
- a CDS encoding carbon starvation CstA family protein has translation MITFMLAIVFLIIGYLTYSKVVERVFGINDNDETPAYTRSDGLDYVPMSWWKGSLIQLLNIAGLGPIFGAILGALYGPVAFIWIVVGCIFAGAVHDYFSGMLSLRHNGEQYPTLVGRYLGKTVRVCINFISIILMILVAAAFTAGPAELIAQITPLNFMTAILIIFSYFLLAALLPVNKIIGRIYPFFGAVLIFMAVSVAIALLFTDRQIPNLTLANLHPGELPLWPLLMVTISCGAISGFHSTQSPIIARTLKKESDGRKVFYGAMIAEGVITLIWATAGMTFLGNTTGLQEALTAGGTAGVVNEISTTLLGTLGGVLAILGVIFLPITTGDTAIRSSRMMVIELLNNGFKKMKGINDKTLIMTATIIVTVPAFFLSLIDYAFLWRYVGWTNQVVATVMLWTGAMYLLKNNKPHWICSVPAMFMSAVVCMYIFYAPEGFNLNYNLALIIGSILTLTIIGWFIKQIITQRKDNEQASKIA, from the coding sequence ATGATAACATTTATGCTTGCTATTGTCTTCCTTATCATCGGCTACCTTACATATTCTAAAGTCGTTGAACGGGTTTTTGGTATTAATGATAATGATGAAACACCTGCTTATACAAGATCGGATGGCCTGGACTATGTCCCGATGAGCTGGTGGAAAGGCAGCCTAATTCAATTATTAAATATCGCAGGTCTCGGTCCTATTTTTGGAGCTATTTTAGGGGCTTTATACGGCCCTGTAGCCTTTATTTGGATTGTTGTTGGCTGTATTTTTGCTGGTGCCGTACACGACTACTTCTCTGGAATGCTGTCCTTGCGTCATAACGGTGAGCAATACCCAACGCTTGTAGGGCGTTATTTAGGAAAAACTGTCCGTGTATGTATTAATTTTATTTCAATTATCTTAATGATACTGGTAGCTGCGGCATTTACCGCGGGGCCAGCTGAACTTATTGCCCAAATCACACCGCTCAATTTTATGACTGCCATCCTCATTATTTTTAGTTATTTCTTGTTAGCTGCATTACTTCCAGTAAACAAAATAATCGGACGTATTTACCCATTTTTTGGGGCCGTATTAATTTTTATGGCTGTCTCTGTAGCCATCGCTCTTCTTTTCACCGATCGTCAAATACCGAACTTAACATTAGCTAATTTGCATCCAGGAGAATTACCACTTTGGCCGTTACTAATGGTCACCATTTCATGTGGTGCAATTTCCGGGTTTCATAGTACGCAAAGTCCAATTATCGCTAGAACACTCAAAAAAGAATCCGATGGTAGAAAAGTATTTTATGGCGCGATGATCGCAGAAGGTGTCATTACATTAATTTGGGCAACTGCCGGGATGACTTTTCTCGGAAATACAACTGGTCTTCAAGAAGCGCTTACTGCTGGAGGGACGGCTGGCGTTGTTAATGAGATCTCTACAACTTTATTAGGGACATTAGGCGGCGTGCTCGCTATTTTAGGTGTCATTTTTCTGCCGATTACTACTGGTGATACAGCAATCCGTTCATCACGTATGATGGTCATTGAGCTTTTGAATAACGGCTTTAAAAAAATGAAAGGGATAAATGATAAAACATTAATCATGACCGCAACTATTATTGTCACGGTACCCGCCTTCTTCCTATCTTTGATCGACTATGCTTTTTTATGGCGTTATGTAGGGTGGACAAATCAAGTTGTAGCTACTGTAATGTTGTGGACAGGAGCAATGTACTTGCTTAAAAATAACAAACCTCATTGGATCTGCAGTGTTCCCGCTATGTTTATGTCAGCAGTCGTCTGCATGTATATCTTCTACGCACCAGAGGGATTTAACTTAAATTACAATCTAGCATTAATCATTGGCTCAATTTTAACATTAACGATCATCGGTTGGTTTATAAAGCAAATAATCACCCAACGGAAAGATAATGAACAAGCTTCAAAAATCGCTTAA